The proteins below are encoded in one region of Patescibacteria group bacterium:
- a CDS encoding TlyA family rRNA (cytidine-2'-O)-methyltransferase — MQSSTDKMFVSRAGEKLEHALNTFKIDLKDKICADFGCSTGGFTDCMLQHGATKVYAVDTGYGVLDWKLRNDARVKVLEKTNAIFINLPEPVDFITVDVGWTPQSKIIPNALANLKPQGKIVSLIKPHYEAERGMLTRGRLEDKFTQVVLNKVKRDIEQEGGKILEIVRSPIVGSKGGNTEFLALLIKPS, encoded by the coding sequence ATGCAATCATCTACAGATAAAATGTTTGTATCCCGAGCGGGGGAAAAGTTAGAACACGCCCTTAATACATTTAAAATTGACTTGAAGGATAAAATCTGCGCGGATTTTGGATGCTCAACTGGAGGCTTTACTGACTGCATGCTACAACACGGGGCTACAAAAGTTTATGCCGTTGACACAGGGTATGGGGTATTAGATTGGAAGTTGAGGAATGACGCTAGGGTAAAAGTGCTAGAAAAAACCAACGCTATTTTTATAAACCTCCCCGAACCTGTAGATTTTATTACCGTTGATGTCGGCTGGACTCCTCAAAGTAAAATTATTCCCAATGCGCTGGCTAATTTAAAACCCCAAGGAAAAATAGTCTCTTTGATAAAACCTCACTACGAGGCAGAAAGGGGAATGCTTACCCGAGGCAGATTAGAAGACAAGTTTACTCAAGTAGTATTAAATAAAGTTAAAAGAGATATTGAGCAAGAAGGTGGAAAAATTTTAGAAATTGTAAGATCACCAATTGTCGGATCAAAAGGTGGAAATACAGAATTTCTTGCACTTTTAATTAAACCATCGTAA